Proteins from a single region of Apium graveolens cultivar Ventura chromosome 7, ASM990537v1, whole genome shotgun sequence:
- the LOC141671421 gene encoding small ribosomal subunit protein uS5c: MAVSATPSSLSTFSSLSLYTPPPRFSLFTQTQFHSLSSTLSQSLSTKLKPIKAQEQEQDQEVTITDQDTIFFTNDDPEGVSTFDPPEIPEGFEPPPSFDDGPQETEDEIAAAYEELYGPAYSGVSLLGNDIYVMDSKVKKSGALGKIKKEKVRDGFDERVIQVRRVTKVVKGGKQLHFRAVVVVGDKKGQVGVGVGKAKEVVAAVQKSATNARRNIVTVPMTKYSTFPHRADGDYGAAKVMLRPASPGTGVIAGGAVRIVLEMAGVENALGKQLGSNNALNNARATVVAVQQMRQFSEVARDRGIPMEELWK; the protein is encoded by the exons ATGGCAGTCTCTGCAACTCCCTCCTCTCTCTCCACATTCTCATCCCTCTCTCTCTACACTCCCCCACCTCGTTTCTCTCTCTTCACCCAAACCCAATTCCACTCTCTCTCCTCCACTCTCTCCCAATCTCTCTCCACAAAACTCAAGCCCATTAAAGCCCAAGAACAAGAACAAGACCAAGAAGTCACTATAACTGATCAAGACACAATCTTTTTCACAAATGATGACCCAGAAGGTGTTTCTACCTTCGACCCACCTGAAATCCCAGAAGGGTTTGAACCCCCACCTTCATTTGATGATGGCCCACAAGAAACAGAGGATGAAATAGCTGCTGCTTATGAAGAACTTTATGGGCCTGCTTATAGTGGTGTTTCTTTGTTAGGTAATGATATTTATGTGATGGATTCTAAGGTTAAGAAGAGTGGGGCTTTAGGGAAAATTAAGAAGGAGAAAGTGAGAGATGGGTTTGATGAGAGAGTGATTCAAGTTAGGAGAGTGACTAAAGTTGTTAAAGGTGGGAAGCAATTGCATTTTCGGGCTGTTGTTGTTGTGGGTGATAAGAAAGGGCAAGTTGGAGTTGGGGTTGGGAAGGCGAAGGAGGTTGTTGCTGCTGTTCAGAAATCAGCTACTAATGCGCGGAGGAATATTGTTACGGTGCCTATGACTAAGTATTCGACATTTCCTCACAG GGCTGATGGAGATTATGGGGCCGCAAAAGTGATGCTTAGACCTGCATCCCCTGGTACTGGAGTGATTGCTGGCGGTGCTGTTAGGATTGTTCTTGAAATGGCAGGTGTTGAGAATGCACTGGGAAAACAGCTTGGCAGTAACAATGCCCTCAACAATGCAAGAGCCACAGTTGTTGCTGTGCAACAAATGAGGCAATTCAGTGAAGTTGCTCGTGATCGTGGTATCCCAATGGAAGAACTTTGGAAGTGA